One genomic segment of Drosophila melanogaster chromosome 3L includes these proteins:
- the CG10973 gene encoding uncharacterized protein, with product MTDPNVPRGALSLQNVLKYTVQHHDPNPEAAPKLETPDPERAQFLANALNAMTVDAAAALKAALVILNSEESSTDDQIESLDVIRSHIDDIDNAITLVKLGGTATLLRYITHSDSEVRESALNTVAEVAQNNVFCQNALINDKFLPALAKNLSHSNPNTVRCSLYAISSLIRNFQPGYDEFKRIKGIRSLIPCLKSTNTNVYVKTAFLIASLTSIEKSVRDDFVKEEVFPVLVENLKPVDDFDIKQETTLFALSSLSRESELKLSTEKREEILSKLQQIISKNKQSETCEDMVNYARNIFDNLSAH from the exons ATGACCGATCCAAACGTGCCAAGAGGAGCCCTAAGCTTGCAG AATGTTCTGAAATATACGGTGCAACACCACGATCCAAATCCAGAAGCAGCCCCAAAGTTGGAAACTCCCGATCCTGAG agAGCTCAGTTTTTGGCAAATGCCCTAAATGCCATGACAGTGGATGCTGCAGCGGCCCTGAAAGCAGCTTTGGTGATCTTGAACAGCGAAGAATCCAGCACGGACGACCAAATCGAGAGTCTGGATGTCATAAGGAGCCACATCGATGACATCGACAATGCCATAACGCTGGTGAAGCTAGGAGGAACTGCAACTCTACTCCGCTACATAACACATTCGGATAGCGAAGTGCGAGAATCGGCACTCAATACTGTCGCTGAAGTGGCCCAGAATAATGTATTTTGTCAGAACGCCCTCATAAACGATAAGTTTTTGCCTGCACTTGCAAAGAACTTGAGCCATTCGAATCCGAATACCGTGCGGTGCTCCTTGTATGCGATATCATCGCTGATAAGGAACTTTCAGCCTGGATACGACGAGTTTAAGCGCATAAAGGGGATCAGGTCCTTGATACCCTGTCTGAAATCCACAAATACAAATGTCTACGTGAAGACTGCTTTTCTAATTGCATCGTTAACTTCAATCGAGAAGTCTGTCAGAG ATGATTTTGTGAAGGAAGAAGTGTTTCCTGTGCTAGTGGAAAACCTTAAGCCCGTTGATGACTTTGATATCAAACAAGAAACTACGCTTTTTGCACTTTCATCTCTTTCGCGGGAATCGGAGTTAAAACTCTCTACGGAAAAACGAGAGGAAATCCTATCGAAGCTTCAACAAATTAtttccaaaaacaaacagtCGGAAACGTGTGAA GACATGGTTAATTATGcaagaaatatttttgacaACTTAAGTGcacattaa